Proteins found in one Rhodoflexus caldus genomic segment:
- a CDS encoding ATP-binding protein, producing MIQKYPIGIQDFGELRRGGYVYIDKTAHIFRLIDQGKYYFLSRPRRFGKSLLLSTMKEIFLGNQALFKGLWIEDKIDWQRKSPVIHLSFAQLTYQTDDLKLRLRQELQRLADAFQITVTGDQPGEWMRSFILQLYEQQGQVVILIDEYDKPIIDFLEQPEKAAVNRDMLKNFYSVIKDLDPYIRFFFLTGVSRFSKVSIFSDLNNLHDITIHPQYAALLGYTQAELEQYFDREIDLLAQNEGVSRHEMLEKIRTWYNGYLWGGKETVYNPFSVLNLMSQQQFGNFWFATGTPTFLVKKLREKFTYNLEEVQLSEIQLGNFQVENVDEMALLFQTGYLTIQNKIEDIYTLSYPNREVRHALLQFMLSDFSGKKQISPLIFNMLQYLQRRNYEQFQDALNTLLANIPYEQFMERYEAFYHAIFFMAFSLMQTYTQTEVQTAKGRIDVVVYTPDAFFVIEFKVNGSAAEALAQIKAKGYHQKYLHQNREVVLIGLGCAEKEVRELIVEVL from the coding sequence ATGATTCAGAAATACCCCATTGGCATTCAGGATTTCGGCGAGTTGCGCCGAGGTGGCTATGTGTACATCGACAAAACCGCGCACATTTTCCGTTTGATAGACCAAGGCAAGTACTACTTCCTTTCCCGCCCGCGCCGCTTTGGTAAGTCGCTGCTGCTCAGCACGATGAAAGAGATATTTCTGGGCAATCAGGCGCTTTTCAAAGGGCTTTGGATTGAAGACAAGATAGACTGGCAGCGCAAAAGCCCTGTGATTCATTTGAGTTTTGCGCAACTTACCTACCAAACCGACGACCTGAAACTGCGCTTGCGGCAGGAACTGCAAAGGCTGGCAGATGCTTTTCAAATTACCGTTACGGGCGACCAACCCGGCGAATGGATGCGTTCGTTTATCCTGCAATTGTACGAGCAACAGGGGCAGGTCGTCATCCTGATTGACGAATACGACAAACCGATTATTGACTTTTTGGAACAACCCGAAAAGGCAGCAGTAAACAGGGACATGCTGAAAAATTTCTATTCAGTCATCAAAGACTTAGACCCGTACATCCGCTTTTTTTTCCTCACGGGTGTTTCGCGGTTCAGCAAGGTGTCTATTTTTTCGGATTTGAACAATCTGCACGATATTACCATTCACCCGCAATATGCTGCATTGCTGGGCTATACACAGGCTGAACTGGAACAATATTTTGACCGTGAAATTGACCTTTTGGCACAAAACGAAGGCGTAAGTCGCCATGAGATGCTGGAAAAAATCCGCACGTGGTACAATGGCTATTTGTGGGGCGGCAAGGAGACGGTGTACAATCCATTTTCGGTTTTGAACCTCATGTCGCAACAGCAGTTCGGTAACTTCTGGTTTGCCACGGGTACACCGACTTTTCTGGTTAAAAAGCTGCGGGAAAAGTTTACCTACAACTTGGAAGAAGTACAACTTTCCGAAATCCAATTAGGCAATTTTCAGGTGGAAAACGTAGATGAAATGGCGTTGCTGTTCCAGACAGGCTACCTGACGATTCAAAACAAGATAGAGGACATTTACACGCTTTCTTACCCCAATCGGGAAGTACGGCACGCGTTGTTGCAATTCATGTTAAGCGATTTTAGCGGCAAAAAGCAAATCAGCCCGTTGATTTTCAACATGTTGCAATATCTGCAACGGCGGAACTACGAACAGTTCCAAGACGCTTTGAACACGCTGCTAGCCAACATTCCCTATGAACAATTCATGGAACGCTATGAGGCGTTCTACCATGCTATTTTCTTCATGGCGTTTTCGCTGATGCAAACTTACACGCAGACCGAAGTGCAAACCGCCAAAGGCAGGATTGACGTAGTGGTATATACACCCGATGCGTTCTTTGTGATTGAGTTCAAGGTAAACGGCAGCGCGGCGGAAGCCCTTGCCCAAATCAAAGCGAAGGGTTATCATCAGAAGTATTTGCATCAAAACCGCGAAGTGGTGCTCATCGGCTTGGGCTGTGCCGAGAAGGAAGTTAGAGAGTTGATTGTAGAGGTATTGTAG
- a CDS encoding ATP-binding protein, with amino-acid sequence MIQKYPIGIQDFGELRRGGYVYIDKTAHIFRLIDQGKYYFLSRPRRFGKSLMLSTMKEIFLGNQQLFKGLWIEDKIDWQRKSPVIHLSFAQVDTRDRSLTDSLSDQLVKLAGNFGITLQAPTLKEKHAELIEKVYQKEGQVAILIDEYDKPIIDFLSQDELPIALENRDILKSFYSVIKDLDPYIRFFFLTGVSRFSKVSIFSDLNNLHDITIHPQYAALLGYTQAELEQYFDREIDLLAQNEGVSRHEMLEKIRTWYNGYLWGGKETVYNPFSVLNLMSQQQFGNFWFATGTPTFLVKKLREKFTYNLEEVSADEGILSNLLIENISETALLFQTGYLTIKERDMGTFILRYPNQEVKDSLLQFMLRDFSGQESVHPIVRNMVRYLKARNYEQFQDALNTLLANIPYEQFMERYEAFYHAIFFMAFSLMQTYTQTEVQTAKGRIDAVVHTPDAFFVIEFKVNGSAAEALAQIKAKGYHQKYLHQNREVVLIGLGCAEKEVKELITESV; translated from the coding sequence ATGATTCAGAAATACCCCATCGGCATTCAGGATTTCGGCGAGTTGCGCCGAGGTGGCTATGTGTACATCGACAAAACCGCGCACATTTTCCGTTTGATAGACCAAGGCAAGTACTACTTCCTTTCCCGCCCGCGTCGGTTCGGCAAGTCGCTGATGCTCAGCACAATGAAAGAGATATTTCTGGGCAATCAACAACTGTTCAAAGGGCTTTGGATTGAAGACAAGATAGATTGGCAGCGCAAAAGCCCTGTGATTCATTTGAGTTTTGCACAAGTAGATACCCGCGACCGCAGCCTGACCGATTCGCTCAGCGACCAATTGGTCAAACTTGCAGGTAACTTCGGAATTACACTGCAAGCCCCTACGCTCAAAGAAAAGCACGCCGAACTGATTGAAAAAGTCTATCAAAAAGAGGGACAGGTCGCTATTTTAATAGATGAATACGACAAACCGATTATTGATTTCTTGAGTCAGGATGAACTGCCGATTGCGCTGGAAAACCGCGATATTCTTAAATCATTTTATTCGGTCATCAAAGACTTAGACCCTTATATTCGCTTTTTCTTCCTCACGGGCGTTTCGCGGTTCAGCAAGGTGTCTATTTTTTCGGATTTGAACAATCTGCACGATATTACCATTCACCCGCAATATGCTGCATTGCTGGGCTATACACAGGCTGAACTGGAACAATATTTTGACCGTGAAATTGACCTTTTGGCACAAAACGAAGGCGTAAGTCGCCATGAGATGCTGGAAAAAATCCGCACGTGGTACAACGGCTACCTCTGGGGCGGCAAGGAAACCGTGTATAATCCGTTTTCGGTTTTGAACCTCATGTCGCAACAGCAGTTCGGTAACTTCTGGTTTGCCACGGGTACGCCCACGTTTTTGGTCAAAAAACTGCGCGAAAAGTTTACCTACAACTTGGAAGAAGTCAGTGCCGACGAGGGAATTCTATCCAACCTGTTGATTGAAAACATCAGCGAAACGGCACTGCTGTTCCAAACGGGCTACCTGACCATCAAAGAGCGCGACATGGGAACGTTCATTTTGCGCTATCCCAATCAGGAAGTTAAAGATTCGTTGCTGCAATTCATGCTTAGGGACTTCAGCGGTCAGGAATCGGTGCATCCCATTGTGCGCAACATGGTGCGCTACCTGAAAGCCCGCAACTACGAACAGTTTCAGGATGCGCTCAACACACTGCTGGCCAACATTCCCTACGAACAGTTCATGGAACGCTATGAGGCGTTCTACCATGCCATTTTCTTCATGGCTTTTTCGTTGATGCAGACCTACACACAAACCGAAGTGCAAACCGCCAAAGGCAGGATTGACGCGGTGGTGCACACGCCCGATGCATTTTTTGTGATTGAGTTCAAAGTAAACGGCAGCGCGGCGGAAGCGCTGGCACAAATCAAAGCAAAGGGATATCATCAAAAATATTTGCACCAAAACCGCGAAGTGGTGCTCATCGGCTTGGGTTGTGCCGAAAAGGAAGTCAAGGAACTAATCACCGAAAGCGTATGA
- a CDS encoding response regulator, whose amino-acid sequence MQLNLQLQSTSFTTLVVEDEPAHADFLSTSLSSLFNQMRILYANNGMAALKVLTKEQPDLIITDWDMPQLNGIELIKKIREQAELADIPIIMITAFQQAPEHLSEALLTGATDFIRKPIDPTELHARVQSALRILILHRNLVAEQQKLIRERTEALENINAQVMRKNRLIKELKRQAEDVSTLLNGQLMPHIANLIKVVNKELKMKDDLQTIESQIRELHPVFWKKLSDTFPQLSRNEKYLCVHIYHGRTTQETADFLSISVRSVEMARYRLRKKLGLSQEQDMTEFLRNLV is encoded by the coding sequence ATGCAACTCAATTTACAACTTCAATCAACATCATTTACCACATTGGTTGTGGAGGACGAGCCTGCTCATGCTGATTTTTTGAGCACATCTCTTTCTTCTCTTTTTAATCAAATGCGTATCCTGTACGCCAATAACGGTATGGCAGCGTTGAAAGTACTTACCAAAGAGCAGCCTGACCTGATTATTACCGATTGGGATATGCCGCAACTCAATGGTATTGAACTAATTAAAAAAATACGTGAGCAAGCGGAATTGGCAGATATACCAATCATTATGATTACAGCTTTTCAGCAAGCACCGGAGCATTTGAGCGAGGCTTTGCTGACAGGTGCAACAGACTTTATCCGCAAGCCGATTGATCCAACCGAACTGCACGCACGTGTACAAAGTGCTTTACGCATACTTATTCTTCATAGAAATTTAGTAGCCGAGCAACAAAAACTTATCCGGGAGAGAACCGAAGCACTGGAAAATATTAACGCGCAGGTGATGCGCAAAAACAGGTTAATTAAGGAGTTAAAAAGGCAGGCAGAAGATGTTAGCACATTGTTAAACGGACAACTCATGCCACATATCGCCAATCTCATTAAAGTGGTGAACAAAGAGTTGAAAATGAAAGACGATTTACAAACCATAGAGAGCCAAATCCGTGAATTACATCCTGTTTTTTGGAAAAAACTGTCAGATACTTTTCCACAGCTCAGTCGCAACGAAAAGTACTTGTGCGTACACATCTACCATGGCAGAACAACGCAGGAAACTGCTGATTTTCTTTCTATCAGTGTTCGTTCGGTAGAAATGGCGCGTTATCGTCTGCGCAAAAAGTTAGGACTTTCGCAAGAACAGGATATGACCGAATTTTTGCGCAACCTTGTCTGA
- a CDS encoding tetratricopeptide repeat-containing sensor histidine kinase, whose amino-acid sequence MSLFWRFKIVLSVLFAASISMVLAIPQEEPQRRIDSLQTAFFQPNISGEDKEKISWEVFRLITQQFLYREGVPTLQKFLSYAEQPAVNDTLKAAIYFQWALVGSFTQGNTVSRHTEYFLKARDLSAKTGRYDLLINAYVQVLNNLYRAKAYDEVEQVGTEAMHLMETWDYRKQHVEIYNTLALAYEKQNKLAQALAIFDKGIALIQKQDASNIWHALLQGNKGSVLHQMGRLKEALPLLAFDVNTSCKWNDMFNAISSLSEIAEINAKLGRMSQARASMDTVFRWIKITGDDYVNALPACIKAYKRASFLYQKEGKLSEAIYYLQKAYQKEKEYDLLMLKAEALKIRRQYDLEKSESELKLAKTNNDLLAQQKNTREIIAIAAVAGLLLLSGLLTALFRQRNRLRHANLQIEEQLEEIRQNNKQLQKLDQFKRLLTGTIVHDLKNPLATIIQRAKEPTTTQAARRMMNMVLNILEVDKLEDLSYHADVQEVNLHQVLQQTLTELNCQTDGKALSLNCLIPENLIVWADAALTERIFVNLISNAIRFTPAEGSITVQSVPTSAQGTAVISVADTGIGIPPEALPHIFDKFFQVNPNQSSGNYRSNGLGLTFCKLAMEAQGGTIGVESKLNQGTTFFLTFVAKDNAHEESPITVTSKRTDNLIFLSANEQTYLQPFVEKLYQKELYELGEIRQILATIDAEYSPQVAFWVHQMQDAVIHYHEGAYKNLLSLVAQMPANDTA is encoded by the coding sequence ATGTCTCTGTTTTGGCGTTTTAAAATTGTTCTTTCCGTCTTGTTTGCAGCAAGTATAAGTATGGTGCTTGCCATTCCGCAGGAAGAGCCTCAACGTCGGATAGACAGCTTGCAAACCGCTTTTTTTCAGCCCAACATTTCCGGTGAGGATAAAGAAAAAATCAGTTGGGAGGTATTTCGGCTGATTACTCAACAGTTTCTGTATCGGGAGGGTGTTCCGACTTTGCAAAAATTCCTGTCCTATGCAGAACAGCCTGCGGTAAACGATACACTGAAAGCAGCCATTTATTTTCAGTGGGCACTGGTAGGGTCTTTTACTCAGGGCAACACGGTTAGCAGACATACCGAGTACTTTCTGAAAGCGCGCGATTTGAGTGCAAAAACAGGCCGTTATGATTTGCTCATAAATGCTTATGTACAAGTGCTCAATAATTTGTATCGTGCGAAGGCTTACGATGAAGTAGAGCAGGTGGGCACAGAGGCTATGCATCTTATGGAAACATGGGATTACAGGAAACAACACGTAGAAATTTACAACACGCTTGCGCTTGCCTATGAAAAGCAAAATAAGTTGGCACAAGCATTAGCAATATTTGATAAAGGCATTGCGCTGATTCAAAAACAGGATGCCTCCAATATTTGGCATGCACTGCTGCAAGGCAACAAAGGCAGCGTATTGCATCAAATGGGCAGATTGAAAGAAGCCCTTCCTTTACTTGCATTTGATGTGAATACCAGCTGCAAATGGAATGATATGTTCAATGCAATTTCCTCCCTGAGCGAAATAGCTGAAATCAACGCTAAACTTGGGCGCATGAGCCAAGCCCGTGCAAGTATGGATACCGTTTTCCGGTGGATAAAAATTACAGGTGATGACTACGTGAATGCCTTACCTGCCTGTATAAAAGCCTATAAACGGGCATCTTTCCTTTATCAGAAAGAGGGTAAACTTTCTGAGGCTATCTACTATCTGCAAAAGGCATATCAGAAAGAAAAGGAATACGATTTGCTGATGCTGAAAGCCGAAGCACTGAAAATTCGCCGACAGTATGACTTAGAGAAAAGCGAATCGGAGCTGAAATTGGCAAAAACCAACAACGACCTGTTGGCGCAACAAAAAAATACGAGGGAAATTATTGCTATCGCAGCAGTGGCGGGGCTCTTGCTACTTTCGGGGTTGCTTACTGCGCTGTTTCGGCAGCGAAACAGGTTGCGTCATGCCAATTTACAAATTGAGGAGCAATTGGAAGAAATTAGGCAAAATAATAAACAGTTGCAGAAGTTAGACCAATTTAAACGTTTGCTTACAGGGACTATCGTCCATGACTTGAAAAATCCGCTTGCAACAATTATTCAACGGGCAAAGGAGCCGACAACCACACAGGCCGCTCGTCGGATGATGAATATGGTACTGAATATTTTAGAAGTGGACAAGTTGGAAGATTTAAGCTATCATGCTGATGTTCAGGAAGTTAATTTACATCAAGTACTGCAACAGACACTCACGGAATTAAACTGTCAAACAGATGGCAAAGCGCTGTCTTTAAATTGCCTGATTCCCGAAAATCTGATTGTTTGGGCAGATGCTGCACTCACCGAACGGATTTTTGTTAATTTAATTAGCAACGCCATTCGTTTTACTCCTGCGGAAGGAAGCATTACTGTACAGTCCGTTCCGACTTCTGCACAAGGCACAGCGGTAATCAGTGTAGCCGATACAGGAATCGGTATCCCGCCCGAAGCTCTTCCGCATATTTTTGACAAATTCTTTCAGGTAAATCCTAATCAGTCCTCCGGTAACTATCGTTCCAACGGTCTGGGACTTACTTTTTGCAAACTGGCAATGGAAGCACAAGGCGGCACTATTGGAGTGGAAAGCAAACTAAACCAAGGAACAACGTTTTTTCTGACATTTGTTGCAAAGGATAATGCCCATGAAGAATCTCCAATAACTGTTACATCAAAAAGGACTGACAATCTGATTTTTTTATCTGCAAATGAACAAACTTATTTGCAGCCTTTTGTTGAAAAGTTATATCAGAAGGAGTTGTACGAACTGGGAGAAATCAGACAAATATTAGCGACCATTGATGCAGAATATTCGCCGCAGGTTGCTTTTTGGGTACATCAAATGCAAGATGCAGTTATTCACTATCATGAAGGAGCATATAAAAATCTGCTTTCTTTGGTAGCACAAATGCCTGCTAACGACACAGCATAA
- a CDS encoding HD domain-containing protein yields the protein MIEALRQQWLTELQNAADEATLSAAFERLCSAYQEKRRAYHNLHHIAAMLSLAQQHRTDLQDFTAVFLAIWFHDVVYKPHRKDNEEASAAFARKELQHWHITDEVKDKVVHYILATKHHRATDDNDLQWLLDFDLAILCSPPQAYETYTQQIRQEYSIYPDFIYNAGRKKAMATFLERPAIYGKLGDRAEQQARLNITLEISRL from the coding sequence ATGATTGAGGCGCTCCGGCAACAATGGCTGACCGAACTGCAAAACGCCGCTGATGAGGCTACGCTATCGGCTGCATTTGAACGACTGTGCAGTGCCTATCAGGAAAAAAGGCGTGCTTATCACAACTTACATCACATAGCGGCAATGTTGTCGCTTGCACAGCAGCATCGCACCGACTTACAGGATTTTACGGCAGTGTTTTTAGCCATTTGGTTTCATGATGTTGTTTATAAGCCACACAGGAAAGACAATGAAGAAGCCAGTGCAGCGTTTGCCCGCAAAGAGTTGCAGCATTGGCATATAACCGATGAGGTAAAGGATAAAGTAGTGCACTACATTTTGGCCACCAAGCATCATCGGGCAACCGATGACAATGATTTGCAGTGGTTGCTGGATTTTGACTTGGCCATTCTTTGCAGTCCGCCGCAGGCATATGAAACCTATACGCAACAAATTCGCCAAGAATACAGCATATACCCCGATTTTATTTACAATGCAGGCAGAAAAAAAGCAATGGCAACTTTTCTGGAACGGCCTGCTATTTACGGCAAACTCGGCGACCGTGCCGAACAACAGGCACGATTGAATATTACACTGGAAATCAGTCGTTTGTAG
- a CDS encoding lysoplasmalogenase: MEQKTNILQTLFFIAGAVNLLGHLLAQPLLVQFSKPLLMPLLAAFFYFSVAGKKAPATAVYGMIAAFILSFFGDVALMPEGYFTLGLGAFLLAHVSYIFVFTYLQKFHLSLGSIVLKPVVLLLFGAGIGMYIVLTPHLGAMRTPVGLYVAVIVVMAVSAYLLTQRVAALTFIGAVLFMISDSYLAFNKFYAPLPLSGVVVMGTYITAQWCIAKGVSSYFHD, translated from the coding sequence ATGGAACAAAAAACTAACATACTGCAAACTTTATTTTTTATTGCCGGTGCGGTTAATTTACTGGGGCACTTGCTTGCGCAGCCGCTGTTGGTGCAATTTTCCAAACCCTTACTGATGCCGCTGCTGGCTGCTTTTTTCTATTTTAGCGTGGCGGGTAAAAAAGCACCTGCTACGGCTGTTTACGGCATGATTGCAGCGTTTATTTTATCTTTTTTCGGGGATGTGGCACTGATGCCGGAGGGGTATTTTACCCTTGGACTGGGTGCATTTTTGCTGGCTCATGTGAGCTATATTTTCGTTTTCACCTATTTGCAAAAGTTCCATCTGTCATTGGGGAGCATTGTACTTAAACCGGTGGTGTTGTTGCTTTTTGGCGCAGGTATCGGTATGTATATCGTTTTAACACCACATTTGGGTGCTATGCGCACGCCTGTGGGTTTGTACGTAGCTGTTATTGTGGTAATGGCTGTTTCTGCTTATCTGCTGACGCAACGCGTGGCAGCACTGACCTTCATTGGGGCAGTGCTGTTCATGATTTCCGATAGTTATCTGGCTTTCAACAAGTTTTATGCTCCTCTGCCGCTATCGGGCGTGGTGGTGATGGGCACTTATATTACCGCGCAGTGGTGTATTGCCAAAGGAGTCAGCAGTTATTTCCATGATTGA
- a CDS encoding SpoIIAA family protein produces the protein MQPIEELSFIKMYFDEADKIMISCWKEGNGEITEADLRHNIAQVADLIQTHRPKYFLADDSNRQFIYEVHMQDWVAQTLATACISVGLKKYALIFPQGLIAQLSTELTVDAAGVIPSVGIRYFDSRQAALCWFKQ, from the coding sequence ATGCAACCGATTGAAGAATTGTCATTTATCAAAATGTATTTTGACGAAGCAGATAAGATAATGATAAGCTGTTGGAAAGAAGGGAACGGAGAAATAACGGAAGCCGACCTTAGGCATAACATAGCACAGGTAGCGGATTTGATACAAACACATCGCCCGAAGTATTTTTTGGCCGATGATTCAAACAGGCAGTTCATCTATGAAGTCCACATGCAGGATTGGGTAGCGCAGACGCTTGCAACGGCCTGTATATCTGTTGGTTTAAAGAAATACGCTTTGATATTTCCTCAGGGATTGATAGCGCAGTTATCAACCGAGCTGACAGTGGATGCGGCAGGCGTAATACCTTCGGTAGGAATAAGATATTTTGACAGCAGGCAAGCTGCCTTGTGTTGGTTCAAACAATAG
- a CDS encoding acyl-[acyl-carrier-protein] thioesterase: MPNRTTPPHIEKFIIRANEVDMFNHLTLPALANFLQEAANWNAHNLGFSSQVLQERGLSWVLARMRIECFGWPQLREEIQVLTFPSGMDKYYCYRDYRVMDAKGNMLAQATTSWPVIDLEKRQMIAVPDFIREFPVSEETPLPRASGKIGSVENPTYTADFQVGWHHIDNNRHTNNMYYFQWLAETLPADFLATHRLKELDIMFRMESNLGDCIKGKAEQESDGQPQFRHSLTLTDSGKELVQARTVWEHEMMK; the protein is encoded by the coding sequence ATGCCGAACCGCACTACACCGCCACACATTGAAAAATTTATCATTCGTGCCAATGAGGTAGATATGTTCAATCACCTGACCTTGCCTGCTTTGGCTAATTTTTTACAGGAAGCCGCCAATTGGAATGCCCATAATCTTGGGTTCTCCTCACAAGTTTTGCAGGAGCGCGGACTTTCGTGGGTGCTGGCACGTATGCGCATAGAATGTTTCGGCTGGCCGCAACTGCGCGAAGAAATTCAGGTACTTACCTTTCCGTCGGGTATGGATAAGTACTATTGCTACCGCGACTACCGAGTGATGGACGCCAAAGGCAACATGCTCGCCCAAGCTACTACATCTTGGCCTGTAATTGACTTGGAAAAGCGACAGATGATTGCTGTACCCGACTTTATCCGTGAATTTCCCGTATCGGAGGAAACTCCGCTGCCGCGTGCATCGGGGAAAATCGGCAGTGTAGAAAACCCCACTTATACCGCTGATTTTCAGGTAGGTTGGCATCACATAGACAACAATCGCCATACCAATAACATGTACTATTTTCAGTGGTTGGCAGAAACGCTCCCCGCTGATTTTCTGGCCACTCACCGGCTCAAAGAGTTGGATATTATGTTCCGCATGGAAAGCAACCTCGGCGACTGCATCAAGGGTAAAGCCGAGCAAGAATCTGATGGGCAGCCGCAGTTTCGCCACAGCCTAACACTGACCGACTCGGGCAAAGAGTTGGTTCAGGCAAGAACGGTGTGGGAGCATGAGATGATGAAATAA
- a CDS encoding ABC transporter ATP-binding protein, translating into MMRLHNIFYRYGNVEALRGVGFSIAQGEIHGLVGMNGAGKTTLLQLISGLLKMQQGECALNGSRMTQKDVAFLPTHNYLYSYITGYEYLSLFAAQNPQADFEILNRIFKLPLSRLVDEYSTGMRKKLAFMGLMALNRPVFVLDEPFNGVDLEGSLAFQQAIRMLAAQGKYILVTSHIFESLTEVCHHIHHLNNGLMNGSYDRSAFFQLQHLLRHTFEQDHSNDWQQFFG; encoded by the coding sequence ATGATGCGGTTGCACAACATCTTTTATCGCTACGGCAATGTGGAAGCGCTTCGGGGCGTGGGGTTTTCCATCGCACAGGGAGAAATTCACGGTTTGGTGGGCATGAACGGTGCAGGTAAAACAACGCTTTTACAACTGATTAGCGGGCTTTTAAAAATGCAGCAGGGCGAATGTGCTCTTAACGGAAGCCGCATGACGCAAAAGGATGTTGCTTTTTTGCCTACGCACAATTATTTGTACAGCTACATTACAGGGTATGAGTACCTTTCGCTATTTGCTGCCCAGAATCCGCAGGCCGATTTTGAAATACTGAATCGCATTTTTAAACTGCCGCTCAGCCGTTTGGTAGATGAGTATTCAACGGGTATGCGCAAAAAACTGGCTTTTATGGGGCTGATGGCACTCAATCGTCCCGTATTTGTGCTCGATGAGCCTTTCAATGGAGTAGATTTGGAGGGTTCACTGGCTTTTCAGCAGGCCATACGGATGTTAGCTGCTCAGGGTAAATACATCTTGGTTACTTCGCATATTTTTGAAAGCCTCACCGAGGTTTGCCACCACATCCATCACCTCAACAACGGCCTGATGAACGGCAGTTATGACCGTTCTGCATTTTTTCAACTGCAACACTTGCTCCGGCATACCTTCGAGCAAGACCACAGCAACGACTGGCAGCAATTTTTTGGCTGA
- the ctlX gene encoding citrulline utilization hydrolase CtlX, with translation MQTSDTVMMVRPAHFGFNPQTAGSNAFQNPEAAKKATENIHLLALQEFDGFVDILKQNGVNVIVVYDTPEPIKPDAIFPNNWITFHEDGTVIFYPMQAENRRWERRRSILGLLRDEFDIREEIDLSHYEADNKFLEGTGSMIFDYDNKICYACFSPRTDAEVLADFAKKTGFRVVSFHSRDENGKDIYHTNVMMCVGTNYVVICLESIPEGERERVMKEIIDSGKEIVEISFLQMNQFAGNMLEVHNNKGEKLLVMSDQAYRSLNQTQLTQIGKYARPVFAPLYTIEANGGGSARCMLAAVHLPKKKK, from the coding sequence ATGCAAACTTCCGATACAGTGATGATGGTACGCCCTGCCCACTTCGGATTCAATCCGCAAACGGCAGGGTCTAATGCGTTCCAAAACCCCGAAGCAGCCAAAAAAGCTACCGAAAACATCCACCTGCTCGCTTTACAGGAATTTGACGGATTCGTGGACATATTGAAACAAAACGGCGTGAACGTAATCGTTGTTTACGATACACCCGAGCCAATAAAACCCGATGCCATTTTCCCCAACAACTGGATAACTTTCCACGAAGACGGAACCGTTATATTTTATCCCATGCAGGCAGAAAACCGCCGCTGGGAACGCCGCAGAAGCATTTTAGGACTTCTTAGAGATGAATTTGACATTCGGGAAGAAATAGACCTTTCGCATTACGAAGCCGACAATAAGTTTTTGGAAGGAACAGGCAGCATGATTTTTGACTATGACAATAAAATTTGCTACGCCTGTTTTTCGCCCCGTACCGATGCCGAAGTTTTGGCCGATTTTGCCAAAAAAACGGGGTTCCGCGTTGTATCCTTCCATTCAAGAGACGAAAACGGCAAAGACATCTACCACACCAACGTAATGATGTGCGTAGGCACAAACTACGTCGTGATTTGCCTCGAGTCCATCCCCGAAGGCGAACGCGAAAGGGTTATGAAAGAAATTATTGATTCAGGTAAAGAAATTGTTGAAATCAGCTTTTTGCAGATGAACCAATTTGCAGGCAACATGCTGGAAGTACACAACAACAAAGGGGAAAAACTGCTCGTCATGTCCGACCAAGCCTATCGTTCCCTGAATCAGACCCAACTGACGCAAATCGGCAAATATGCGCGCCCGGTTTTCGCACCGCTCTACACCATAGAGGCTAACGGTGGCGGCAGCGCGCGCTGCATGTTGGCAGCGGTACATTTGCCCAAAAAAAAGAAGTAA